In the Deltaproteobacteria bacterium genome, CGTATGCCGATGGATGACCGCAGACACTTCTTGCTGCGCCGCTTACATAGCCTGTCGGGCATCGTGCCGATCGGGTTCTACATGCTGGTGCATGTGTACGCGATCAACGTGACGATCCTGGCCGGGCCCAAGGTGTTCGATCACGCGGCCGAGACGCTGGAGTCGACGCCGTGGTTCCTCTTGCTGTTGATCGAGATCTTCCTGCTGTGGCTGCCGATCGCGTTTCACGGGATCTACGGGCTGTTCATCGTGCAAGAAGCGCAACATAATTTCACCAGCTATGGCTACACGCGCAACGTGTACTTCTCGCTGCAGCGGATCAGCGGGATTGCGGCGTTCCTGTTCCTCGCCTTCCACATGTTCACCACGCGCTTCTACAACTACGTCTGGAGTGTGCCGATCAGTTACGAGACCATGCACGGGTGGATCAGCAATCCGCTGTGGTTCGGCGTCTACCTCATCGGGATTCTAGCGGCGGCGTTCCATCTGACCAACGGCGTTTCGACCTTCTGCATCACATGGGGCATCACGGTTGGCGTGCGCGCCCAACGTGCGGTGCAGAACGCGTGTACGCTGCTGTTCGTGGTGATGGGCGTGTCCGGCGTGGCGATTGTCGCGGCGTTCCGGTGAGTCCGGGCCCGCCAAAACAGTAGACGAAGCAGTGAAGGACGCATCGCAATGGCAGACGAGCGATTGATAGTCGTTGGCGGCGGCCTCGCGGGGTTGATGACCACGATCAAGATCGCTGAGATGGGGATCCCGGTGGATCTCTTCTCGGTGGTGCCGGTCAAACGCTCGCACTCGGTGTGCGCGCAGGGCGGCATCAATGCCGCGGTGAATTGGAAGGGCGAGGGCGACACCCCGCAGGAGCACTTCGACGATTCAATTTACGGCGGTGACTTTCTCGCCAACCAACCGCCGGTGAAGGCGATGTGCGAGGCCGGGCCCGGGATCGTGTTTCTGCTCGACCGCATGGGCGTGCCGTTCAACCGCACACCCGAAGGCTTCCTCGACTTCCGCCGCTTCGGCGGCACCAAGCATCATCGGACCGCGTTTGCCGGCGCCACCACCGGACAGCAATTGCTCTACGCCCTCGACGAGCAAGTGCGTCGCCACGAGGCCGCCGGGTTGGTGCGAAAATTCGAGATTTGGGAGTTCCTGTCTGCGGTGCAAGATGAAGGCGGACGCTGCCGCGGCATCATCGCGATGAACGGGCGCACGATGGAGATTCAAGCCTTCGCGGCCGGCGCGGTCATGCTCGCCACTGGCGGGCCGGGGATCATCTTCGG is a window encoding:
- a CDS encoding succinate dehydrogenase, translating into MDDRRHFLLRRLHSLSGIVPIGFYMLVHVYAINVTILAGPKVFDHAAETLESTPWFLLLLIEIFLLWLPIAFHGIYGLFIVQEAQHNFTSYGYTRNVYFSLQRISGIAAFLFLAFHMFTTRFYNYVWSVPISYETMHGWISNPLWFGVYLIGILAAAFHLTNGVSTFCITWGITVGVRAQRAVQNACTLLFVVMGVSGVAIVAAFR